The Solanum stenotomum isolate F172 unplaced genomic scaffold, ASM1918654v1 scaffold19035, whole genome shotgun sequence genome includes a window with the following:
- the LOC125850757 gene encoding uncharacterized protein LOC125850757: MAKAYRKEDFKKLMAKLKKIDGRVKEYLQDAGYERWSRSHATVNRGRMMTSNIAECINGCLVDARQLLVIDFLEEARILFGSWNCKNGEIASYTKETLGRRFEEILIINASKCATMKVVASSELIFSVYEGGIRYNVCLERKTCSCGRFQHDEIPCAHAMAVLKKKNIKDVRPYCFDYYKHDALANTYAVPVESMPDKNDWTALECVLKEVVLPPRYKKMPGRPRKKRKKNPDEKLSTKTNCCGRCGQEGHNIKTCTFFPKNS; this comes from the exons ATGGCAAAGGCTTATAGAAAAgaggattttaaaaaattgatggcaaaattgaaaaaaatagatGGCAGAGTAAAGGAGTATCTTCAAGATGCTGGGTATGAGAGGTGGTCTAGGTCTCATGCAACAGTGAACCGTGGAAGAATGATGACTTCAAATATAGCTGAATGTATCAATGGTTGCCTTGTTGATGCACGACAACTACTTGTTATAGACTTTCTGGAAGAAGCTAGAATTCTATTTGGTTCTTGGAATTGCAAAAATGGAGAAATAGCATCTTATACAAAGGAAACATTAGGGAGGAGATTTGAAGAAATATTGATTATAAACGCTTCAAAATGTGCAACAATGAAG GTTGTTGCATCTTCTGAGTTAATTTTTTCAGTGTATGAAGGTGGGATAAGATACAATGTTTGTCTTGAGAGAAAAACATGTTCATGTGGTAGATTTCAACATGACGAGATACCTTGTGCGCACGCAATGGCcgttttgaagaagaagaatattaaAGATGTACGCCCCTACTGCTTTGATTACTATAAACATGATGCATTAGCAAATACTTATGCAGTTCCAGTGGAATCAATGCCAGACAAAAATGATTGGACAGCTCTGGAATGTGTTTTGAAAGAAGTCGTCTTGCCACCAAGATACAAAAAAATGCCTGGTAGACcaagaaaaaagaggaagaaaaatccTGACGAAAAGCTAAGCACAAAAACGAATTGTTGTGGACGTTGTGGACAAGAAGGTCACAATATAAAAACATGTactttctttccaaaaaattcTTGA